One segment of Rosa chinensis cultivar Old Blush chromosome 6, RchiOBHm-V2, whole genome shotgun sequence DNA contains the following:
- the LOC112172547 gene encoding probable N-acetyltransferase HLS1-like — protein sequence MSLFTDLLGDPICRIRNSPSFLMLVAEMGKEIVGIIRGCIKVVSCGKNITRPSNEDSDLKFKPICTKLAYILGLRVSASHRRKGIGLKLVNRMEEWFRRNGAEYSYMATELDNKASLNLFTQKCYYTKFRTPSILVQPVFAHRVKTHRNRVTIIELTPPEAETLYRRQFSATEFFPQDIDTIVENKLNVGTFLAVPTEFLWTGLERFLSKPPESWAVLSAWNCKEVFTLEIKGASLARRLAAGATRMVDRALPWLRIPSVPNIFRPFGLLFLYGLGGQGPRADKLAKVLCGHAHNVARELGCGVVVTEVANQEPLRLAVPHWKRLSCAEDVWCIKRLVEDYSDGSLGDWTKSPPGLSIFVDPREF from the exons ATGTCACTCTTTACTGATCTTTTGGGTGACCCGATTTGCCGAATCCGAAACTCGCCCTCGTTCCTCATGCTG GTGGCTGAAATGGGAAAAGAAATCGTTGGGATCATCAGGGGTTGCATCAAAGTCGTTTCTTGTGGTAAAAACATCACGAGGCCTAGCAATGAAGATTCCGATCTTAAATTCAAACCCATTTGCACCAAACTTGCTTACATTCTTGGCCTTAGAGTTTCCGCTTCACACAG GAGAAAAGGTATTGGTCTGAAACTAGTTAACAGAATGGAGGAATGGTTTCGAAGAAATGGTGCAGAGTACTCATACATGGCTACTGAGCTTGACAATAAAGCTTCACTAAATCTTTTCACCCAAAAATGCTACTACACCAAATTTCGTACCCCTTCAATTTTGGTCCAACCAGTCTTTGCTCACCGAGTCAAAACTCACCGCAACCGAGTCACCATTATTGAACTCACCCCACCAGAGGCTGAGACCCTCTACCGCCGCCAATTCTCTGCCACCGAGTTTTTTCCTCAGGACATTGATACAATTGTGGAAAACAAGCTCAATGTAGGTACATTTTTAGCTGTCCCAACCGAGTTTTTGTGGACGGGTTTGGAAAGGTTTCTATCCAAGCCGCCCGAGTCATGGGCTGTTTTGAGTGCATGGAATTGTAAGGAGGTGTTTACATTGGAAATCAAAGGTGCATCGCTTGCACGGCGCTTGGCTGCCGGGGCAACTCGCATGGTGGATAGGGCGCTGCCTTGGCTGAGGATACCTTCGGTCCCCAATATTTTTAGGCCATTTGGGTTGCTTTTCCTGTATGGGTTAGGAGGACAAGGCCCACGCGCAGATAAGCTGGCAAAGGTGCTCTGTGGCCATGCACATAACGTAGCTAGGGAATTGGGCTGTGGGGTGGTGGTGACTGAAGTAGCCAACCAAGAACCGTTGAGGTTAGCAGTACCACATTGGAAGCGTCTATCGTGCGCCGAGGATGTGTGGTGCATCAAGAGGCTTGTTGAGGACTATAGTGATGGGTCACTTGGGGACTGGACCAAATCTCCACCCGGGTTATCAATTTTTGTT